The following are encoded in a window of Lacinutrix sp. WUR7 genomic DNA:
- the aqpZ gene encoding aquaporin Z, which produces MKKLLAEFIGTFWLVLGGCGSAVLAAGIPNIGIGLAGVALAFGLTVLTGAYALGHISGGHFNPAVSIGLFVGGRFSAKDLPGYIIAQVLGGIAGAAILYAIVSGMDGFAGYSQPGDFATNFYGVEQYGHTFSMTSALLIEVVMTFMFLIVILGATHKNASPGFGGLAIGLALTLIHLISIPVTNTSVNPARSTSQALFVGGEAMGQLWLFWVAPIVGAILAGLVYKFMAPNKD; this is translated from the coding sequence ATGAAAAAATTATTAGCAGAATTTATTGGTACTTTCTGGTTGGTACTAGGTGGTTGTGGTAGCGCCGTTTTAGCAGCAGGAATTCCGAATATAGGAATTGGTTTAGCGGGTGTCGCATTGGCTTTCGGACTTACCGTTTTAACAGGAGCATACGCTTTAGGGCATATTTCTGGAGGACATTTTAATCCTGCAGTATCTATTGGCCTTTTTGTTGGAGGACGATTTAGTGCAAAAGATTTACCAGGTTACATTATTGCGCAAGTTTTAGGAGGTATTGCTGGAGCGGCAATTCTATATGCTATTGTTAGTGGTATGGATGGTTTTGCTGGTTACTCGCAACCTGGAGATTTTGCAACTAACTTTTATGGTGTAGAACAATACGGACATACCTTTAGTATGACTTCGGCGTTACTAATAGAAGTAGTAATGACCTTTATGTTTTTAATCGTAATTCTAGGTGCTACACATAAAAATGCATCCCCTGGTTTTGGCGGATTAGCAATTGGATTAGCATTAACATTAATACACTTAATTAGTATTCCGGTTACTAATACTTCTGTAAATCCTGCAAGAAGTACCAGTCAAGCTTTATTTGTTGGTGGTGAAGCCATGGGACAACTTTGGTTGTTTTGGGTAGCTCCTATTGTTGGTGCTATTTTGGCTGGACTTGTTTACAAGTTTATGGCCCCCAATAAAGACTAA
- the rodA gene encoding rod shape-determining protein RodA encodes MFRQTDRHFKFDWVTIILFLILVVFGWMNILSASHTGTTIDYTNFSQPYGRQLIFIGLTLILIIFILSIDAKFYERFASLIFIVSMLSLVGLFLFGKNVNGATSWYGIGGMTLQPSEFAKAATALAVAKYISDLNTDIRTFKDQIRIFIIIIIPAFLILLQNDAGSTLVYASFFFVLYREGLPKIYLTLALTLVAISILALKFGPIITSVIAIVVIITNYFIQKKKPVILQPILTILACIVIAFGIKFFYQNILQPHQQDRISLWLRLEKDPQKIAQMRRDILYNLYESEKAISSGGITGRGFLEGTRTTGKFVPEQHTDYIFSTVGEEWGFLGSVFVVVVFVLLMLRILKLAELQKSQFSRVYGYSVASILFFHFMINIGMVMGLIPTIGIPLPFFSYGGSGLWGFTILLFIFIKLDSNRINEW; translated from the coding sequence ATGTTTAGACAAACTGATAGACATTTTAAATTTGATTGGGTTACTATTATTTTATTTTTAATTTTAGTAGTTTTTGGTTGGATGAATATCTTATCCGCTTCACACACGGGTACAACCATTGATTATACTAATTTCTCCCAACCTTACGGAAGACAATTAATTTTCATAGGTTTAACGCTTATACTCATTATCTTTATTCTTTCTATTGACGCCAAGTTTTACGAACGGTTTGCGAGTTTAATCTTTATTGTTTCCATGTTATCCTTAGTTGGTCTATTCCTCTTTGGTAAAAACGTAAACGGAGCCACTTCTTGGTATGGCATTGGTGGAATGACCCTACAACCCAGTGAGTTTGCAAAAGCAGCCACAGCACTAGCCGTTGCTAAATACATAAGCGATTTAAACACCGATATTAGAACCTTTAAAGACCAAATAAGAATCTTTATCATCATTATCATTCCCGCTTTTTTAATTTTACTACAAAATGATGCAGGAAGTACTTTAGTTTATGCCTCTTTCTTTTTTGTTTTATACAGAGAAGGTTTACCAAAAATATACCTAACACTGGCATTAACCTTAGTTGCTATTTCCATTTTAGCATTAAAATTCGGACCAATAATCACTTCCGTTATAGCTATTGTTGTTATTATAACAAACTATTTTATTCAGAAAAAGAAACCGGTAATTCTACAGCCAATCCTTACCATTTTGGCTTGTATAGTAATTGCTTTCGGAATTAAATTTTTCTACCAAAACATATTGCAACCACACCAACAAGATAGAATTAGTCTTTGGTTACGTCTAGAAAAAGATCCGCAAAAGATTGCGCAAATGCGTAGAGATATTTTATATAATTTATACGAATCTGAAAAAGCAATTAGCTCTGGAGGTATTACCGGAAGAGGTTTTTTAGAAGGTACCAGAACCACAGGTAAATTTGTACCAGAACAGCATACCGACTATATTTTTAGTACCGTTGGTGAAGAATGGGGATTTCTAGGAAGTGTTTTTGTAGTGGTTGTATTTGTACTACTTATGCTTCGTATTTTAAAATTAGCAGAACTACAAAAATCGCAATTTAGTAGAGTGTACGGCTATTCGGTAGCATCTATTTTATTCTTTCATTTTATGATTAATATTGGAATGGTAATGGGCTTAATACCTACTATCGGAATTCCACTTCCTTTTTTTAGTTATGGAGGCTCCGGACTTTGGGGCTTTACCATTTTACTATTTATTTTCATTAAGCTAGATTCGAATAGAATTAATGAATGGTAA
- the mrdA gene encoding penicillin-binding protein 2, giving the protein MRQILLFISIIFVGLLFIARLFFLQVYQDNSNNLYEDNAIRKVYDYPKRGFVYDRNGKLLVSNQPSYDVMVIPREVKPLDTLEFCSLLKIDKEQFIKTYKKAYTYSPRLPYVFLPQLSKEDYAVLQEKMRKFEGFYIQKRSLRNYETTIGANVLGDIGEVNQRIMSKNPYYKMGDLIGMQGIEASYEKTLRGVKGIKFIQKDRFNRNIGPYKKGKFDTLPESGKDIKTTIDATLQAYGEILMQNKRGGVIAIEPSTGEILSMVAAPTYNPNLLVGRDRSKNFTKLYNDSIAKPLFNRSLQGVYNPGSPFKLMNALVALQEGVISTNEKLTCYAGYKYGNSFMKCHCRSGTRNDMVHGIQESCNTYFATVYRRILDKPENASIGINVWSNHVKSFGLGNFLNNDLYVGQKGRIPNREYYRGIYPKTFYSTYTISNAIGQGEVATTPIQLANMIAAIANRGYYFTPHIIKEIKDETLDLNFTTPKYTTIDKEHFEPVIEGMLNVYKHGTAKYLQIPDIDICGKTGTVENFVKIDSVKTQLTDHSIFVAFAPKNNPKIAIAVFVENGYFGSRFAGKIASLMIEKYIKGTITRKDLENFVLSHSLEDEYAKPYSGVPFKINRETKLQTISIEEVNKLKAQLTKLEH; this is encoded by the coding sequence ATGAGGCAAATACTACTTTTCATTTCCATAATTTTTGTTGGCCTTCTTTTTATTGCAAGACTTTTTTTTCTTCAAGTATATCAAGATAACTCCAATAATTTATATGAAGACAACGCCATACGTAAGGTATATGACTACCCAAAGCGTGGTTTTGTATACGATAGAAACGGAAAACTTCTAGTTTCTAACCAACCATCTTATGATGTGATGGTGATTCCTCGTGAAGTAAAACCATTAGATACTTTAGAGTTTTGTTCGCTTTTAAAAATAGACAAAGAGCAGTTCATTAAAACCTATAAAAAAGCATATACGTATTCTCCTAGATTACCGTATGTTTTTCTGCCGCAATTATCTAAAGAAGACTACGCAGTCCTTCAAGAGAAAATGCGCAAATTTGAAGGATTCTATATTCAAAAACGTTCTTTAAGAAACTACGAAACCACTATTGGCGCCAACGTACTTGGGGATATTGGTGAAGTAAACCAAAGAATCATGAGTAAAAATCCCTATTACAAAATGGGCGATTTAATTGGTATGCAAGGAATTGAAGCTTCTTATGAAAAAACATTACGAGGTGTAAAAGGAATAAAATTCATACAAAAAGACAGATTCAACCGAAATATAGGACCTTACAAAAAAGGAAAATTTGACACCTTACCAGAATCTGGAAAAGACATTAAAACCACCATTGATGCAACATTGCAAGCCTACGGAGAAATCTTAATGCAAAACAAACGTGGTGGTGTTATTGCTATTGAACCAAGCACAGGAGAAATATTATCTATGGTTGCCGCACCAACCTATAATCCAAATTTATTAGTAGGTAGAGACCGCTCTAAAAATTTCACCAAACTGTATAATGACTCTATTGCGAAACCATTATTTAATAGAAGTCTACAAGGTGTTTATAATCCTGGATCTCCATTTAAATTAATGAATGCATTGGTTGCTTTACAAGAAGGAGTGATATCTACAAACGAAAAATTAACTTGTTACGCGGGTTACAAATACGGAAACAGTTTTATGAAATGTCACTGTAGAAGCGGCACAAGAAATGATATGGTACATGGTATTCAAGAATCGTGTAACACCTATTTTGCAACAGTATATAGAAGAATTTTAGATAAACCAGAAAATGCTTCTATTGGAATTAATGTTTGGAGTAATCACGTAAAAAGTTTTGGCTTAGGAAACTTTTTAAATAACGATTTATACGTTGGTCAAAAAGGAAGAATTCCTAACAGAGAATATTACCGAGGTATTTATCCGAAAACATTTTATTCCACATACACTATTTCTAACGCTATTGGTCAAGGAGAAGTTGCTACAACGCCAATACAATTAGCAAATATGATAGCGGCTATTGCCAATCGAGGATATTATTTCACACCGCATATTATAAAGGAAATTAAAGATGAAACCTTAGATCTAAACTTTACAACACCAAAATACACAACCATAGACAAAGAACATTTTGAACCTGTAATTGAAGGGATGCTGAATGTTTACAAACATGGAACTGCCAAATATTTACAGATTCCGGATATTGATATTTGTGGAAAAACAGGTACTGTTGAAAATTTCGTAAAAATTGACAGTGTAAAAACACAACTTACAGACCATTCTATATTTGTAGCTTTTGCACCTAAAAACAATCCTAAAATTGCTATTGCTGTATTTGTTGAAAATGGTTATTTCGGTTCTCGTTTTGCTGGTAAAATAGCTAGTTTGATGATTGAAAAATATATTAAAGGAACTATCACTAGAAAAGATTTAGAAAACTTTGTCTTGAGCCATAGTTTAGAAGATGAATATGCAAAACCATATTCTGGTGTACCTTTCAAAATTAATAGAGAAACCAAGCTACAAACAATCTCGATAGAAGAAGTTAATAAATTAAAGGCACAACTAACCAAGTTAGAACATTAA
- a CDS encoding rod shape-determining protein MreD encodes MNSIISSNAIRFILLVLAQVLVLSHINFLGYINPYPYILFILLFPVKNNRMLFLLLSFLLGITIDMFLDSGGMHAAACVTIAFIRPAVLKFCFGAVYEHQTIKFNQVEFGPRLTYISILTVIHHFLLFLLEIFNFSKIILVLQKTLFSSIFTIILCVLVTIIFSRKSK; translated from the coding sequence ATGAATAGTATAATTTCTTCAAACGCCATTCGGTTTATTCTATTAGTCTTAGCACAAGTATTAGTGCTTTCACATATTAATTTTTTAGGTTATATAAACCCATACCCATATATTCTGTTCATCCTTTTATTTCCTGTAAAAAACAACAGGATGCTATTTCTTCTTTTAAGTTTTCTATTAGGTATTACCATAGACATGTTTCTAGATTCTGGTGGTATGCATGCAGCAGCTTGTGTAACCATTGCTTTTATAAGACCAGCGGTTTTAAAATTTTGTTTTGGTGCTGTTTATGAGCATCAAACTATTAAATTTAATCAGGTAGAATTTGGACCAAGATTAACCTATATAAGTATCCTTACAGTAATACATCACTTCCTATTATTCCTTTTAGAAATATTTAACTTTTCAAAAATAATTTTAGTGCTTCAAAAAACGTTATTCTCAAGTATATTTACTATTATACTATGTGTTTTAGTAACCATAATATTCAGCAGAAAATCTAAATGA
- the mreC gene encoding rod shape-determining protein MreC yields MQQIVNFILRNKSFLLFILLFAISFVFTIQNHSYQKSKFVNSANFLSGGIYSKANNISQYFGLKEQNILLQEENNKLKSALFNLDKEIKTSFLDSISYTSVYNFTPAIVIKNNYTFSTNILLIDKGKRDSIKQDFGVITSKGILGIIDHTSTKYATVLSILNTKSKISAQLKRTNDFGTLKWNGKSPELVQLVDIPSKAKPIQGDTIITSGRSAIFPKGVPVGIIKDFKLDAAEDFYEINVALFNDMTTIEHVYVIENKDAKEINNLINPVDE; encoded by the coding sequence ATGCAGCAAATAGTTAATTTTATACTACGTAACAAATCGTTTTTGTTATTTATATTGCTGTTTGCTATATCCTTTGTTTTTACCATTCAAAATCATTCATACCAAAAAAGTAAGTTTGTAAACTCTGCAAATTTTCTATCTGGAGGTATTTATAGTAAAGCAAATAATATTAGTCAGTATTTTGGTTTAAAAGAACAAAACATTCTACTTCAAGAAGAAAACAACAAATTAAAATCTGCATTATTTAATTTAGATAAAGAAATAAAAACTAGCTTTTTAGACAGTATTTCTTATACGTCTGTATACAACTTCACTCCTGCAATTGTAATAAAAAACAATTATACATTTAGCACGAATATTTTACTTATTGACAAAGGAAAACGCGATAGTATTAAACAAGATTTTGGTGTGATTACTTCTAAAGGAATTTTAGGCATTATAGACCATACCAGCACAAAATATGCAACAGTACTTTCTATTTTAAATACGAAAAGTAAGATTAGCGCACAACTAAAAAGAACCAACGACTTTGGTACTTTAAAATGGAATGGCAAATCACCAGAATTGGTGCAATTGGTAGATATTCCTTCTAAGGCAAAACCTATTCAAGGAGATACAATAATAACTTCTGGTCGTTCTGCAATTTTCCCAAAAGGAGTTCCGGTTGGTATAATCAAAGATTTTAAGCTAGATGCTGCCGAAGATTTCTACGAAATAAACGTGGCACTATTTAATGACATGACTACTATTGAACATGTGTACGTTATTGAAAATAAAGATGCTAAAGAAATTAATAACTTAATAAATCCTGTGGATGAATAG
- a CDS encoding rod shape-determining protein: MGFFDFLTEEIAIDLGTANTLIIHNDKVVVDSPSIVARDRITGKIIAVGKEASMMQGKTHENIKTIRPLKDGVIADFDASEQMISMFIKNIPALKKKLFTPALRMVICIPSGITEVEMRAVKESAERVNGKEVYLIHEPMAAAIGIGVDIMQPKGNMIVDIGGGTTEIAVIALGGIVCDKSVKIAGDVFTNDIIYYMRTQHNLYVGERTAEKIKIQIGAATEDLDLPPEDMSVQGRDLLTGKPKQVQISYREIAKALDKSILRIEDAVMETLSQTPPELAADIYNTGIYLAGGGSMLRGLDKRLSQKTDLPVYIAEDPLRAVVRGTGITLKNLAKYKSVLIK, from the coding sequence ATGGGATTTTTTGACTTCTTAACCGAAGAGATTGCAATAGATTTAGGAACTGCAAACACTTTAATTATTCATAATGACAAAGTTGTTGTAGACAGTCCATCCATAGTTGCTAGAGATAGAATAACAGGAAAAATTATTGCTGTTGGTAAAGAAGCCAGTATGATGCAAGGGAAAACGCATGAAAACATTAAAACCATTAGACCATTAAAAGATGGTGTAATTGCAGATTTTGATGCTTCAGAGCAAATGATAAGCATGTTCATTAAGAACATTCCAGCTTTAAAAAAGAAACTTTTTACTCCTGCTTTACGTATGGTAATTTGTATTCCTTCTGGGATTACAGAAGTGGAAATGCGTGCTGTAAAAGAAAGTGCAGAACGTGTAAACGGTAAAGAAGTATATTTAATACACGAACCAATGGCTGCAGCAATTGGTATTGGTGTAGACATTATGCAACCAAAAGGAAACATGATTGTCGATATTGGAGGTGGTACCACAGAAATTGCAGTAATTGCTCTTGGTGGAATTGTTTGTGATAAATCTGTAAAAATTGCAGGTGATGTATTTACAAACGATATTATTTACTACATGCGTACACAACACAATTTATATGTTGGAGAACGTACTGCTGAAAAAATTAAAATTCAAATTGGTGCTGCAACGGAAGATTTAGACCTTCCACCAGAAGACATGAGTGTTCAAGGTCGTGATTTACTTACCGGAAAACCAAAACAAGTACAAATATCGTATCGTGAAATTGCAAAAGCTTTAGATAAATCTATTTTACGTATTGAAGATGCTGTAATGGAAACCTTATCGCAAACACCACCAGAATTAGCAGCAGATATTTACAACACTGGAATCTATCTTGCAGGTGGAGGATCTATGTTACGTGGTTTAGACAAACGTCTTTCTCAAAAAACAGATTTACCTGTTTACATTGCAGAAGACCCATTACGTGCTGTAGTTCGTGGTACAGGAATTACCCTTAAAAACTTAGCTAAATACAAAAGCGTATTGATTAAATAA